The Salarias fasciatus chromosome 12, fSalaFa1.1, whole genome shotgun sequence DNA segment ATACATATACTGATGGACCTGCTGGTCACTTGTACCTGAAACCCTGCCAATCTGAGCCTGTTTCTCATATTGCTTACTCGTTGTGATGTGCAAAGTCTGCTGAAATAAAGATACTGAAGAAATCTAAAGTTCCCTCAGCCAGAGGTCACTTGTCCCGTCAATAAACACACAACGCTAATGTAATGAAATCACTTTTTAATGACTGTCGCCTTTGCTCCATTGAACAGAAACACTGGCTGACATCGCCTGctgtaaataaatgatcatATCACGGTCTTGTAACTGATTGAGGTAAATTATACACAAGAGGATCTGTCACTTCCTAATGAATCACACAATACAGTCACTTGTCACAGAGGCTCGTGAAAAATGAAGGGCTCACTGCAGTGATGTGATGCATGAGGTTTTACTCAGCACTGCAGTGACTGGATGTCATGCAGGGCGGCCGCAGCCGAGAGGGAAGGATGTGTCGGCTAATTCTGGTCAATGCTTCTGATGAATCAGGTGCTGTTTGCTCACCAATCTACATTTCGGGTGGAAGCCGAAGGTTAGCCGGTGAGTGGGTGGAAAGCTGACTGCTGCAAGTCTGCACAAGGAGCTTCAGCAGTGTGGTGAATCCATCACCCCCATTTCCTCATATCAATTCACTTCCCCCATTaagttcataaaaaaagaacGGTAACTCAACGGCAGCATGACATATGAAGTAGCTGTTTGTTCTCTGAATTTAAATGGAAAGCGTTTGTATGTAGCCTGTGTGCATTTTTCTGCTGTGATGATTGAAATCTGTGCTTGTTGTTTTCTCAAAGGCAGAACCAATTGAAAAGAAGTCTCTTGATATGCAATTAAGCTGAATGTCACTGTAAATGCCAACATTAGTGTTGATGCCCAGCTCAGGTTTGTTGCCTCCATGATAGGAAATGTTTCTTCCAGTGCATAGATATTGATTTCAGTATCTTTCAAACTCAGCAGCTCGCCTCACTGCATGTGCGGCTCAGACAGGTAATTACTTTTCCAACAGATAACACCATAGATCCAGATGCAAATGCACTGAAATCAACAGGCACTGAGGAACCATAACAGCAGAATCATTTTACCGCCTTGTCATTACGTTCATTTATAAGCATCATTGTTGTATTAACTTGTTTTTAACAAAAAGCATAGAAACCAGTTACTGGTTTTTTCAGCTGGAAAGTGTTTTGAGTATTTCCGTGCCAGACATGCGCAGTAATGAAGCATAATTTCTGCAAATTGTAATCATTTTAGCATgaaaattgtttttcattttttgaagaAACTCAATTTGCAACCTTGTGTTTTTATAGCGCAATCAATTTATTGTGCTTAAGAATTTAAATGTTGTCTTTCTCGGTGCATTTCCCTGATGCAATTGTACTTTGAGGGAGCTCAGAGGTGTGCTTGTGATTTTTGCTTTTGATGTAACTCAGTAGATTTGTGGACGGGATATAAAGGCTGGCATTTTGAGATAAAAGTGTACTCATTGACTCAGCATTAAGCTGAACTTAAAACAGTCTGATGTTCACTCCACAGATGGGCTTAACATCTTTTGCTGTAAGCTGGCATCAGCCCCAGGTAAAGCCCTCATATCTGGACCcagattgaaaaacaaagaatactCCGACTGGCTAAAGTGAGGATTTGTCCACAGTGGGGAGGAGAagacctccctcctcttcccaaaaaaatcaatgcaCTGTGTTTATCCATGTGTGcttgttggtgtgtttgtgtgattgtttctgtttcatctctTGGTTGTGGCTTAattgaaaaagagagaaaaaagtacAAACACAGGCAGTGAATTATAAAGTCTTATTTGAAGTTGCAATACCAGATAATTAACTCTCACACTTCACATTTTAACAAATGAGTATTGATTGAGTTGTGCAACAGATGGGCCGCTGGGACTCTGAGCTATAGGCTTTCTATAGACGCTACAGGCTTAACGTGAAGATAGGTACTGATTCTGCTTATAGCAAATATGTAAGACTACAGTCTGGCAATTAGTTGCCACTCCCTTCAATTCATGACTGACTTGGAAATAAATAGTGATGGATTTATTGCTGAAGTTGTGGTACAGACTGATGTAACATGGATAATGAAAGTTATGTGAGAAGTTTTGGAAAATGATCTTATATTGAGAAACAGAGTTCTCTCAAGCAACCATAACCGataaaaaatatagatattttcagGTTGAattgaacaaaatgttttgcatCAGTAAGGGATTTGACCCAAAACTATAACTCTCCAATGGATTCATTTGTCATGCAATGGTTTACGTGCATGCATGAGTAACTGCATTTAAAGGTGGTGACTTGCACAGATGGTGGTATGGTACCATCTACAATAAGCTTTTGAAATGAAGGTGTGTGGGCTGTAAAGTAAAGCAGAccattgtttatttgttttttgtttttacataagTAGGGTGTTGCTTCCAGTTAACAGTTCTAAAGGGTATTTTTGGTGGCGTCTGcaaacaaaaatatgaaatctttagcagaaaaaaaatgtaacagaaaAATGGCATGAAAAGCTTTAAGGCCTTCAAACATAGTTTCAGTCAGTAAATTCATAAAGTTTTGAACAGATTGTAAAATATAGTGGTATCATCCAGTAAAAAATATGTCACTAATAAAGAATACATTTGAAATGTCAATGGTAGTAAAACACTcatcctggatttttttttttttttttttttttttttttttgaatttcctGCTCCTGTTGCAATTTGACTACTTGTCAAGGTGAATGACGCCCGttaatgaaacatttctgaatgaaaagtCACCCGGTGGACAGCTGAGTGGCGGCGATGACGCACGCGGAGGGAGTGATGCTGTACCGGGGAGAGGTGATgtgaggatgggggggggggggggggggggggggggggtgcggggggtggggaggtggaggggggggggtgtagcGGTGGTGCGAGGAGACAGCAGTGAGTGATTTGCTACTCATCATCGTGTGAAGAGACCGGGAGCACCCGGAGCTCGCGCGGACGTGCGGAGTATCCGGCGTGAGCGCACTTTGCGCCGCGTCCGCtgccgcaaaaaaaaaaaaaaaaaaaaaaaacacaaccgcGTCCGAGCGCGGCTCCGACACGCCGTCGCGATGAGAAAGCCACACTGAAAGTTAGGTGAGTCCATGAAATCTTTTCACTTCAAGAATTAACGCACataaattgtctttatttgATATTATGCGTCTTGTCTGATTGTTGCATTTCTTTTGTTGTCCCTGCTGGCGCGCGGTCTttgggtcatttttttttttttatcccttcGATGTTCAGCTCAAATCTAATATGAAGTGATGTAGGCGTGGGAGCAGCAAAAATGCGATTatcttttattgtatttcaatTTACAACCGAATGTGATAATTGAAAGTCTGATACACCACAGGTGCCGCTTCAATCTGCAGGAATCTATAATAAGAAAATAGTATTTCTACTTAATTAATGCAAAGAAAGACAATGTAGTATTTTTAGaacctttatttttgttttgttttttcaaaacgAGACATCATGAAGACAAATAGAAATCATCGTTGCGTGATGTTTATCTAAAAGAACAATTTTCATGATGAAAACGGAAGTTTTAAGTGGGTGTATAGAGAAAAATCATGAGAAATCTGTGGGGAATAGCCCACATCTCTGTCATTTTATTAAGGCGGGTGGCACTTTCTGTCAGGTACAGTCTGGCACAGTGGCTTCAGCTTATAGAGCTGGGAATTTCTCTGCACACATGAGGTGGAGATTGCATCTGAGCCAGAAAGGCTGCTTACTCCTGACCAATTAAAAtaactgcagacagagagaagctGCACGTCCAAAGCTGTCCTCAACAATAATGTGGATTCCCATCTAACCCTcaacagcagctgcacagcagcctcTTCCACACATCGCTGGAAAACAGCCAAGAACACAGTgcgagaaacacaaaaagaaggaACTCTGGCATGAGACAAAAATAAGGAAAATGATCGACATGCCCATGAGCAAGGCATGCATCTTCCAGCTCCTGCAATATGGAGCTGTTCACTGGTCACTCTTGGGTCACCCTGCAGCGTGCCTGCTCTCTCGCTTGGCAGGTTCCTGCAGTGGATGTGTGTTGCTCTGTGTATGAATATTAAACAGaccagagctgcagcctgagcaGCGGCTCAACAGGATATCCAATCCAAATGAAATCCTGAACTCAAATCAACAggttatttcttttctttttttctttttttttcctgttaccAAAGCCCAGAGTATGCTCAGTCAGTTCAAATTTAGTCGTAACCACGAGTTGAAGTCTTGTGATCTTAAAGTATGAGCTGGATGAATTAATTGAATTAGGTTTATCATGCTCATTGAAAATCTTAAGACAGGTCAACTTTCAAAAATATAAGTCTTCGAAACCTCAGCTCATTTATCTCACTAAAATCCCACCCTTCTAAATGTGAGGATTGGTAGCATACTAATTGATTAATCCTTTATAATTTATCGCTGTGTGAAAGCCACTGAgtcattttcagttgtttaaCTTGCACTGACACGGAGAGACAAAGAGCAAATCCTTGCTAAAGTGATATAAAGAGCTCCTGTGACAGTGAGTCCATTAATTTTATTTCCTCCATTGTAACACAGCACGCCCAAAATAATCAGGACCGGTTAATATTTTAGTCTGAGGTAACCCAATCTTTACAGCAGTGCAAAAATGATGGTGCTGTAATGAGCTCCTGTGGATAAACATGTAACTCTTACTTTCATAATTACGTTTATtgcctgcctccctcctctACTCGAGTGGGCGGGAGAAGCTCTGCCTGCTGTGTTATGATGGCTGCTGAGCGCGACCTCTGCGGCACGGTGCCAGCACCGGGGCTAACCTGAGACATAAAAGTCAGTCAAACATGTAAAACACCCCAGCACGCAGCGGAGGAAAAGGTCAGCCAGTGGTTAATAGGTGTGGTGAGGaggaatggaggaggaggggagggggctcAGGACAGGAGGGAACTGCATTATGCCCCcgacatagatagatagatagatggatagatagataggtaggTAGAAAAGAGGGCAACTCACTTGAACTTTTAATTTGTTCTCAAATAAAGCAGCTTAACAAAATCCAACATGGCCACACTACTTTTAGTCTCATCTAATCTACATTTATTTAATCTGCACAGACAAGATTAATTTCACATCTGTCAGACTGAAGGGCTCGGTGTGGCACCAAAACATTGTTTTGGAGTACTGGAGACAACACATTCAGAGCGAAATGAATCCAATGCAGCTATGTCAGGAGGATTAGTCCAGCCCAGCGGCAGCTCGGTGGGAGCTTCAGCTCAGTGGAACACCACCAAGACCTGCTTTTCTTATAGAAACATATATTCATAAtggcaaaataaaaagtttgctaaaaaaaaaatagagagtaAGATTGATATTTTGGGGGGGGATTCTATTTGTCTTGCTGTTTTCCAACAAGAAGCAAATGGAAAAATCTCATCCTGACAATAGCAATGAAAAATTGCTGATTCAGCAGATTAGGTGAATAACTCACCCGAATCTGCCCAAAAGTGATCAAATTTGTCTAAAAATACATGCATTTATCAATTATTTTATATGTTCTGGTTTGgtctttatttcagaatttaatAGCGTGTCAGTGAAGACGTTCAACAGACTCTTCCCTGTGATACATTTGTGAATTTGCATTTGCTGAGGCTATTTCTCTTAGTTTGGACTGAGTCAGAGCAGATTTTCTCTCACTGTCAAGAAGTTAATCTaatcccccgctggatctgtctcagtgttttcCATATAGCTGTGAGAATGGTATCAATATACTGTGAAATCCTGCAGGGATGATATACTTTAGACGCCACCTTGAAAGTTGGCTTACGTTTGTTTGCCTCCATAAAGGTCAGTGAATTTCTGATCGAGCTGCATCTGCAGAAAATACattccatgatttttttttgttgttcgcAAAGACAGTCCCCACCACTGACCGCtactttcagtgttttgtaCTTAAACTACTGCAAAGTTCATTTTTACCCCAAACTGcctgtctttatttttgctATGCCTGCTCAACTCATTGTAAATATGTTCATTCCTACTATTAGAAAATACTAAATACAAATTAAACTGCAAAATGTTAGACTTGAGTATCTAGTGTTTAAAGCAGTGACAATGCTATGAGGGACAACCAGTGAGTTTTCTATTCGTCATGATGACGTATTCGCCCTGAAAACCTCCATAGTCTCATTTAATCTCTCCTTAAAACATGATCATCAGTGATGTGTTGTTTACTAATATTCTGGAGGATAAAATGGAAGTGTGATGAAACTGCGTGAAccacacatttttaattaatctaaaaagaaaataaaaaaataaaaacaaaagattaaTTCTGCTGATGTGAAAATAATAACTGTTTTTTCCTGATTTCATTCAACTCTACAGTTTTATAACATCATTTGTTTCTGTCATAACAGTCCAAATGAATCATATTTGTGAATGCTGAATCTCTATAGAAGGAATAATCCTGGTTTCATCGCTTGAGCCATTACACACAAAAACGTTGGACTGGCTGTCAAAACCTGCCAAGCAGAGTCCTGCAGAGGGTGAACTCACCTCTCCAGGAGACACTTTCCTCGCTGCACTGCAGGAGAAGACGTTCACTGTGGTGAAGATGAAACTGTACGCTCCTGTCCAGACAGACGGGAGCGTCTGGATGTGCACAAATGATTTACAGTACTGTGTATGTTCAGTTCCAATATTTACTGCAGTATTGTGTACAGTTCTATCCAAAGAGTTCTACCCCTTTGTACTAATTGCTTTGGGAAATGCTTGAACTGGTGTGCAAATatcagaaaagtaaaactatGAATCACCCCTGAATTTGAATGACATGGCATACTCTTCTAAAGAGTTAAACACTTGTCTTTTTAAAAGCAGCTCAATGCCACCCCTGAATGCACACACATCAAAGTGTCAGACTGTAACAGCCACTTGATCTCTGCCTGTTAAGAGGTCACAGTGTGACACATATGCATTTAAATGAAGCGCCGAGAGTGAAATGAAGCTTATCTTCTACTCTACTACTTCTCGGCTCTGTTTATCTTGATGTACTTTAGGTTACTTGAAGATCAGGCCGCCACTAAACGgccataaaacacacattaggTCTGTTGATCGAGCCTGGCGTGTGTTGCTGACGCTGCAGCTATGTTGTGTTGGCTCAGTGCCGTCCACAGTTTTAATTATGCGATGTTTCCCAGACCGTTCAAGCAACTGGACAGCTCCAgtataggttttttttttttcttcatccttcGCATTGTGTTGAATCGATGAGCAAAATTAGACTGCAGTGGCATTGATCTAACAGTAAACGTGGCTCAGAAATCCACCTCTACACACAGTTTTGATATCACCAAGCAACTAtaacacacagaataaaaagaaTTACCCCAAAAATGAACAGGGATTGTGTTTTAGAATATGCCTCGTGTCATGTCTCTCACGGCAGACTCTTCTGACTGTGTTTTGCAGAGACgctgagtgctgctgctgtggcgcTGAAGCTGAATATGCTCCCGTGTTCAGCAGGAGCAGCCTGGATGCTGACTGAtccccacccaccaccaccacctcctgaAAAGTGGCTTCCCGTTCTAATTTTCATAAAACTTGAACTTCTGGGCCCAATCTACAGATTTCATTACAGAGAACATGCGAAGACTTCCCAGATTGTGTAAACCCATCTGTCTGCTCCATCTATTATGCATTTATTGTTTTGGAGCAGCTGCATAATAACAGTTTTAACATCAGAGACATTTTCAAGATGGATTACCTGATTTCAACGCTGTAGGTTCCATCTGCATACATTACACTTTCTCCTCGGTGTTTATGCGtgtctcttgttgttttatttttccttgaTGCACTGCCAATGTAATGGCTCATTTAGAGGAGGCATCATCATTCAAATTATATTTTGACAAGACTGACTTAATACGGCCATTATTCTAATGGCTTATCTGAGAAGGCCCTGATGTCCCTTTTTTCTCCCGTGGCAGACAAAGACCGGTGTGTTTCAGTCGGCCTTTTCTGCACAGGACAGTGTGGAGTCTCAGGGTAGCTGTGGAGCCGATGGTTCCCGTGCTGGACATGATGACCCCGGATCCACTGACGCAGAACTGCTCCAACTGCAGCCACGCTTTAGTCCCGGAGCTCAACGTGGTGAAAGCCGTGACGCTGGGCCTGGTGCTCGGCGTCTTCATCGTGTTTGGAATCGTGGGAAACATCCTGGTGATCCTCTCGGTGGTTTGTCACCGACACCTGCGCACAGTCACGCACTATTTCATCGTTAACCTGGCCGTGGCGGACTTGATGCTGAGCTCCACGGTGCTGCCCTTCTCTGCCATTTTGGAGATCCTGGACCGCTGGGTGTTTGGACgtgtgttttgtaatgtttggGCAGCTGTGGACGTGCTCTGCTGCACGGCCTCCATCATGAGCCTCTGTGTGATCTCCGTCGACCGCTACATCGGAGTCAGCTACCCTCTGCGATACCCGGCGATCATGACCAAGCGGCGAGCTCTCTTTGCCGTGATGCTGCTGTGGGTGCTGTCCATCATCATTTCCATCGGACCCCTCTTCGGCTGGAAAGAGCCGGCGCCGGAGGACGAGTCCATCTGTAAGATCACGGAGGAGCCGGGCTACGCCATCTTCTCCGCCGTGGGCTCCTTCTATCTCCCCCTGGCCATCATACTGGTCATGTACTGCCGGGTTTACGTGGTGGCTCACAGAGAGAGCCAGGGTCTCAGAGAGGGCCACAAGACGGAGAAGTCGGACTCGGAGCGGGTGATACTCAGGATACACCGGGGAAACACCACCGTGTCGGACGACGAGGCCCTCCGCAGCCGAACGCACTTCGCCCTGCGGCTGCTCAAGTTCTCGCGGGAGAAGAAGGCCGCTAAGACCCTGGGCATCGTGGTCGGCTGCTTCGTCCTGTGCTGGCTGCCGTTTTTCCTGGTGCTTCCCATTGGTGAGTGTGATCCTGCTCATCTTGCACGTAATTACTGATCTTTTGTGTGAGTCACCATGAAATGTTCAGCGGCTGCTGCACCAAATCAATCAACACGCTCAGTTTGAAATAAGCTATACAGTTTTAACCAGAATATACAGTCAGTTTAATTATGTGGTGCTCAGTACTCATTGCTCTGCTGCTTTGTTGTGTTGAATTAGAACAATAAAGAGTTCCCTGCAGACTAATGGTAAGCGAGTGATGGCAAAGACCTGACAAAGACAATAATGAGTAAAGATCAATAAACATGAAATTGCAACTGAATGTGTGTGGATACACTCAATAAAAGTTATAGCAACTAGCAATTagatttaaaaacacaacatagATGAAGACAGTAGGGTCACTGTGGAAAACCTAAATCATTGAACACACACTTGCATATATTTGCATACCTACACAGGTGTTTAGCCTCGATCCAAATGGGaatttgtttcagttttcacaaAGGATCATACTGGATCAGAAACTCTTCATGAATCCACAAAGCCTGGACTCTAACCAGGAATAATGTCACTGTGTGGCAGTGATAATGACCAGCAGACCACTGGGCAGCCACAAGAACTCAATACTCCAACACACATACTTTTAAACCTTAATCCTTGTCCTCACTTTGACACAATCAAACCAGTACTCTGAAATGCCCTCagataaaaatgtaatcctgtCGCTGGACTTCTTGATTTCCTAATAAAGTGACCGAACACTCAGATTTCACAGCAGTGATAGAAAGCTTCCCTGCACGTGTCGTCTAACTAACTGGATTAAAGAAGAAGAGTTTGTTTCACCAGCTCTTGCTACTGTTTTTTCAAGATAATAGAcagataagatttttttttaacgtcaGTTTTATAAGCAGTAGGAATCCTATTAAAAACAGGCTCATATGTTTAATCACTTAAAATTACACAACAGTCAGCTCAGTTTTAGAGTGCTGTTTATCTTCCACATTAATTTGTTTTACAGATATATTCATTGATTTATTCTGCTGCCAGGTTTTTGAGTGCTGGCAAATGTAATTGTTGGATAACGTTAATTCAATCACCCCGCTGTGGGAGGGTCGCGCTCAAGCGTTCGGCCCGTCCCTGTGACTTCTTGCGCGGCGTAGTAAATGCTTTGACTCGGCCAGGTAGACGCTCTATAAATAGGCTCTATAAATCTTTCAGGTGGCTGACATCCTCCAGTGCTCCCCTGTCTGTAAACAAAAGCGCTGAAATTCAGACTGGCGTGTATTTCAAACGCGGACCCTTGGATGAGGTGTCAAGCTATTTCTCATCGCCCGCCTCCCCCCGTCGGCGTCCTGTTTGTGACTCACTTCATCACAATGCCAGTCCTTCAGCGGCAGATAAAGCCGTCACATCGGTGTCAGACTTTAGATGATGTTCACTTCAAGAGCGCCCGGTTCGATGAAGACGAGCTTGAAAGGAAGTAATCACACGGCGTGCCAACCTCGCATGCTCCATTTGTGCGGGTTTGTCAATATTGTGAGAAAGAAATCTGACCCAAGTAGATATTAGATATAGCAAAACCCTCACAAATCCTGCAGGGTTTTGGTTTATTCCATGCTCTCATGCTTGTAAATATAGCCGCTACCAGCAGCCTGAGTACTTTCCGGGCTGGAAAACGAGGAGACGCCTCAGCTTACCGACGCTCCCCCACTAATGCTGGCATCACTGTGCATACCGCGGCTGCAGAAGTCCGTCGGCGATGGGAGACGCAGCAGTGAACCACAAACCAGCAGTCCCGGTTTTGATATGAAGTACTGGACGACTGGAATCATTGGTGGAAACAAGATGTTTTCAGtgaggaaacagaaaatgaaggaCTATGTTAAAGCCCATAATCCTTAAAGGTGAGACTGGATGTATTTGCGGATTGCCCCCCCTGTCTCCTTGACATTTTAAATGTCCTTCTGGAGGCTATAATCAAGTGTAAAGCAAGCCATTGCTAATTTAAAGAATAGCTCCACAGGGCGCCCTCGTGTCGTAAGATGTTAAGACACTGACGGCGAGTTGGAATGTCTCCAGTTGAGGATTATCTCGGTCTTCATCGCTGCTCTGTCTGGATGAGATTTTGTACGCCAACAATCTCAGAGTAACAACAAAAGAGTTCAGCTTCTTTCTGGAGTTGCGTTATTCATCTATTCTTATCCAGATTGGTTCGGCGGTAGGATGAAACCCAACCGAGCAGCGTGCACAATGGACTAATGCATCCAGCTTAGAGCCTCCATTACCAAACAAACATATCTGGAGCCCACACAAGCCCTTCACCAGGTGTCACCTGCTGTTCTGAACTCACAGATCGTCTTATTCAGTTCCCCTGAGCTCCACTGAACTCGGTAATGAAATGCAGCATCTACTGTTTTGGCTCCCAGCCCGATAACTTTACTGTTTGGTCCACTCGCCTCCTGTTTTCAGCAGTAAGCTGTTAATTCGTGCCAGATTTTTACTCTCGACTTGGTGGAAACGAGCGCACGGTTCAAAGGCAAGTGAATATTTGGCTTAATTTCAATCACTGGCCACCAACACAACTTCCAATGCTACATGCCTGTTGGATATATGTGACTTTTACAAGTCCGTACAACTCCAGGCAAGCATTACGATATCCAGAAGTGAACTAATTCTACATGATTTAGAGGGAATATTTTGAAATCTTTGACACTGAGGTCAAATCCAAGCAAATCTGTTGAATGTTAAATTCGTTTTCGCTTCAAGCATCCACAAATACCCCATCGATAGAAAACTGCTGACTTTGACCGCACAGCTCATATTGCAAACATGCTGAgtttcagcagaaaacaaatcTCTGAAATGATCCTATCGCCGGAGCCTTTTTCCGGACGTGTCCCCTTCATAGTGGCACTGAGTGCTGCTGGTTTGTTTGACCCTTTAACTCCTGTCGCTGCAGGATTTCTTTTCTTATTAAGTATAGACCAAAGGTGTCAACCTCACTTTAGTGCAGGAGAAACATGCAAAATCACACAAATCATTCTTGAGAGGCTTTGACAGGTAAAACGATACATAACAGTCCATAAATACTGGCCATTACACGTTTCGTTACTCGTTTTGTTGGAGAGTGAAGAGTACATTATGAAAAAGCTGACATTTAATTTCATATCTTTTAACAAATTCTGAACAAGTTGAAAtgtttaaagaagaaaagtaCAATTCTAACACGTTTTTGATAATATCTTAtgtcaaaaaaatgtcaattcTGTTTTTGGTACATtcaaaaaatatgtatttttttttaaatctcatttcaTCTTTTATATTATATTGTATGTTTTTATGATTATCTTGGTTTAAGTctaaattttattttatgctACTTTTACTAAATTGGGGGTAGCAGTTGAttttatgaggaaaaaacaGTTTAA contains these protein-coding regions:
- the adra1aa gene encoding alpha-1A adrenergic receptor, whose product is MVPVLDMMTPDPLTQNCSNCSHALVPELNVVKAVTLGLVLGVFIVFGIVGNILVILSVVCHRHLRTVTHYFIVNLAVADLMLSSTVLPFSAILEILDRWVFGRVFCNVWAAVDVLCCTASIMSLCVISVDRYIGVSYPLRYPAIMTKRRALFAVMLLWVLSIIISIGPLFGWKEPAPEDESICKITEEPGYAIFSAVGSFYLPLAIILVMYCRVYVVAHRESQGLREGHKTEKSDSERVILRIHRGNTTVSDDEALRSRTHFALRLLKFSREKKAAKTLGIVVGCFVLCWLPFFLVLPIGSMFPAYRPSDTVFKISFWLGYFNSCINPIIYPCSNQEFKKAFQSLLGVHCLTTTPRLHHHHLGAGQSQTHGQSQALTLGLDSRGPPCRLSPSSSVALSRTPSSRDSREWKVFSGGPADGSGPAQTGRAKVAKLCSKSFSRTCCCILGGGTEAEESNCAQPPPVGNLPTIKIHQMSLSEKGEAV